From Acidothermus cellulolyticus 11B, a single genomic window includes:
- a CDS encoding FKBP-type peptidyl-prolyl cis-trans isomerase, producing the protein MTLVALLAACTGHAAPNRPSPASSRTASMPPTATVPAAPASESPLLVSGIPGISVDAGFETEPQIHVDSATPPPTRTEVVVVRRGPGVLLQQGDLAVVDDVGRTWRSSAMYENTYYLGQAPHVFPVGTTPLALPGLVHALEGIPVGSRVLVVVPPSQGFGVSASRPQGVSAADTAVVVFDIIGGYRGDAGPQGSVVSHGGGQLPSVSWSDVHSAPHVHIPEAAPPQQRRVVTLVKGNGPALQQGNLAIVQYLAETWSGQLVGSSWDRPLPVPLPIGTGALLPGLDQGLVGVTVGSRVLIVVPPAEGLSASGAPSAGVPRSETLVFVVDVLGAYNT; encoded by the coding sequence GTGACATTGGTCGCTTTGCTGGCGGCGTGCACCGGACACGCAGCGCCAAACCGGCCGTCGCCGGCGTCGTCCCGCACCGCATCCATGCCGCCGACCGCAACGGTTCCCGCCGCACCGGCGTCGGAATCCCCGTTGCTCGTCAGCGGGATCCCGGGAATTTCGGTGGACGCCGGTTTCGAGACTGAGCCGCAGATTCACGTGGACAGCGCGACACCGCCGCCCACCCGCACCGAAGTTGTCGTCGTGCGTCGCGGTCCCGGCGTCCTGCTCCAGCAGGGTGACCTGGCGGTGGTGGACGACGTCGGCCGGACCTGGCGGAGCAGTGCGATGTACGAGAACACCTATTACCTCGGCCAGGCTCCGCATGTCTTCCCGGTGGGGACGACACCGTTGGCGCTACCGGGGTTGGTTCATGCCCTGGAGGGAATTCCGGTCGGGAGCCGGGTCCTCGTCGTCGTTCCGCCCAGTCAGGGTTTTGGGGTCAGTGCAAGCCGACCGCAAGGCGTTTCGGCTGCTGATACCGCTGTCGTGGTGTTCGACATCATCGGCGGTTACCGCGGGGACGCCGGACCGCAGGGCAGCGTCGTTTCGCACGGTGGCGGTCAGCTGCCCAGCGTTTCATGGTCGGATGTGCACAGTGCGCCGCACGTGCACATTCCGGAGGCCGCGCCGCCGCAGCAGCGGCGTGTCGTCACGCTGGTCAAAGGCAATGGCCCGGCCCTCCAGCAAGGAAATCTCGCGATCGTGCAGTATCTTGCCGAGACGTGGAGTGGGCAGCTGGTGGGTTCCTCCTGGGACCGGCCGTTGCCGGTACCGCTGCCGATAGGGACTGGAGCGCTTCTTCCCGGACTCGACCAAGGACTCGTCGGAGTCACGGTCGGCAGTAGGGTCCTCATCGTTGTTCCGCCCGCTGAAGGACTGAGCGCCAGCGGAGCGCCGTCAGCTGGAGTTCCCCGAAGCGAGACGCTGGTCTTCGTCGTCGACGTTCTCGGTGCGTACAACACCTGA
- a CDS encoding DUF488 domain-containing protein — MGTITARRSYDDAPHAHEKRYLVERLWPRGVRKEDLALDGWLKDVAPSPELRQWFGHDPAKWEEFRRRYIAELDAHPESWRPLLEAARTHDVVLLYSARDETHNNAVVLRDYLRKKTQRAGR, encoded by the coding sequence ATGGGCACCATCACCGCGCGTCGCAGCTACGACGACGCGCCTCACGCACACGAGAAGCGGTACCTCGTCGAACGGCTCTGGCCCCGCGGCGTCCGCAAAGAAGACCTCGCCCTCGATGGGTGGCTCAAGGACGTCGCCCCGAGCCCCGAACTCCGGCAATGGTTCGGCCACGACCCTGCGAAATGGGAGGAATTCCGCCGCCGCTATATCGCGGAACTCGACGCTCACCCGGAGTCCTGGCGTCCGCTCCTCGAGGCCGCACGAACCCACGACGTCGTCCTCCTCTATTCGGCCCGCGACGAGACACACAACAACGCCGTCGTCCTCCGCGATTATCTCCGCAAAAAGACGCAGCGAGCCGGCCGTTAA
- a CDS encoding ribokinase: MGAPVAGRVIVVGSINRDIVARVGRLPSPGETVPGWDLEFLPGGKGANQAVAAARAGGRVCFVGAVGADEAGVQNVTMLRAEGIDTREIRVVDGVPSGTAVIFVADTGENEIVIIGGANTHVTGAAVREALQRINVTHQDVILTNFEIPDDAVDAAVEYGGAARCRLIVNPAPARPLTTALWNGRAILTPNRVESLVLTGLDDVHAAARSLTEQTRAPVVVTLGSDGALLADIDGDTHIAARQVPVVDTTGAGDVFVGVLAAEVAADVPLRSAVRRAVVAASLSVSRPGARAAPSLAELDAAMTAGEPDTPRR, from the coding sequence ATGGGGGCGCCGGTGGCAGGGCGGGTCATCGTCGTTGGTTCGATCAACCGGGATATCGTGGCCCGCGTTGGTCGGTTACCGAGCCCTGGCGAGACCGTTCCCGGGTGGGATCTTGAATTTCTTCCGGGCGGTAAGGGGGCGAATCAAGCGGTCGCTGCAGCCCGGGCTGGTGGGCGCGTGTGTTTCGTCGGCGCGGTCGGTGCGGATGAGGCCGGCGTCCAGAACGTCACAATGCTCCGTGCCGAGGGAATCGACACCCGTGAGATACGGGTCGTCGACGGCGTCCCGTCAGGCACCGCGGTTATCTTTGTCGCTGACACCGGGGAGAACGAAATCGTCATTATCGGCGGCGCCAATACACACGTCACCGGAGCGGCGGTGCGGGAGGCGCTGCAGCGAATTAACGTGACGCACCAGGACGTTATCCTCACCAATTTCGAAATCCCCGATGACGCCGTGGACGCCGCCGTCGAGTACGGCGGCGCCGCCCGATGCCGGCTTATCGTCAATCCGGCGCCGGCACGGCCGCTCACCACCGCGCTGTGGAACGGACGAGCAATTCTCACGCCCAACCGGGTGGAGAGCCTGGTCCTCACCGGATTAGACGACGTTCACGCGGCGGCGCGGTCGCTTACGGAGCAGACGCGGGCACCCGTCGTCGTCACGCTCGGCAGCGATGGTGCGTTGCTGGCCGACATCGACGGCGACACGCATATTGCGGCGCGGCAGGTGCCCGTGGTCGATACGACCGGCGCAGGTGACGTATTCGTCGGCGTGCTGGCTGCCGAAGTCGCGGCCGACGTTCCCTTACGGTCGGCGGTGCGACGTGCCGTTGTCGCCGCGAGCCTTTCGGTGTCCCGTCCCGGGGCGCGCGCAGCGCCGAGCCTGGCGGAACTCGACGCCGCTATGACCGCCGGGGAGCCAGATACTCCTCGTCGGTGA
- a CDS encoding (R)-mandelonitrile lyase — MTGPAHPPTSKGPAETFTGDVYVDTIARGEGPSRLRVSVVRFTPSARTAWHRHPVGQTLYVLEGKGWVQTRGEAVTEMRAGDVVYTPPDHWHWHGATPENFMSHLSITEVPGDGRAEVEWADHVTDEEYLAPRRS; from the coding sequence ATGACCGGACCAGCGCACCCACCGACGAGCAAGGGTCCCGCGGAAACATTCACCGGCGACGTCTACGTCGACACGATCGCGCGCGGTGAGGGGCCGTCGCGGCTGCGGGTCAGTGTCGTGCGCTTCACCCCGTCCGCCCGCACGGCCTGGCACCGCCATCCGGTCGGCCAGACGTTGTATGTCCTAGAGGGCAAGGGCTGGGTGCAGACCCGCGGCGAAGCCGTCACGGAAATGCGCGCCGGGGACGTCGTCTACACACCGCCGGATCACTGGCACTGGCATGGGGCGACGCCGGAGAACTTCATGAGCCACCTGTCGATCACCGAGGTCCCCGGTGACGGCAGGGCGGAGGTCGAGTGGGCGGACCACGTCACCGACGAGGAGTATCTGGCTCCCCGGCGGTCATAG